One Saccharomyces eubayanus strain FM1318 chromosome XVI, whole genome shotgun sequence DNA segment encodes these proteins:
- a CDS encoding Zn(II)2Cys6 transcription factor — protein sequence MTLVKQACDCCRVRRVKCDGKGPCGRCIQRDLNCTYLQPLRKRGPKSIRSRNLKKIACVQRVSEDSSTMTASRVPTKVPKVLIDQCLRLYHDNLYVIWPLLCYDDLHKLLEEKFDDCHVYWFLVALSAATLSDLHTGIESEEGLYYTGRQLSVLCMSSRQDFDDLSSSDIFKIMTYYCLLRCFAQFADTGTSYRLSCEAVGLIKVGELHLEETYESLSFDEQQLRRKVYYLLLLTERYYSVYIHCATSLDSSISPPQLEDVTDPRLSLDSFLEMIRVFTVPGKYFFDALASNSENVSCTEDSLKKIWKELHTSSLEIEPWSYGYVDISFSRHWIRALAWRLVFRMKGANFFSNSNNAHIPVEIARDMLDDIFLSPNNLYEVHGPGISTKALEIANALVDVVKQYDQDIESEAWSTLCDVVKFVFSLKQCDNKMIQRFSTKCQSALITLPITRPLQPNGDSKDDTDIIL from the coding sequence ATGACTCTGGTCAAGCAGGCATGCGACTGTTGTCGCGTTCGTCGAGTAAAATGTGATGGTAAAGGACCATGCGGTCGTTGCATTCAACGCGATTTGAATTGTACTTATCTCCAACCGTTAAGAAAACGAGGTCCAAAGTCTATCAGGTCAAGAAAccttaaaaaaatagcCTGTGTACAGAGGGTTAGTGAGGACAGCAGTACAATGACTGCTTCGAGGGTTCCCACGAAGGTTCCAAAGGTGCTGATTGACCAATGTTTAAGGCTGTACCATGATAATTTATACGTGATCTGGCCTTTACTCTGCTATGATGATCTTCACAAGCtcttggaagaaaaattcgATGATTGCCACGTTTACTGGTTTTTGGTAGCTCTTTCAGCAGCCACTCTTAGCGATTTGCATACCGGAATAGAATCTGAGGAAGGACTCTATTATACTGGAAGGCAGTTGTCAGTTCTCTGTATGTCATCACGCCAAGACTTCGACGATCTTAGTAGCAGCGACATATTCAAGATTATGACATATTACTGCTTGCTTCGTTGTTTTGCTCAGTTTGCTGATACAGGAACTTCATACAGACTTTCTTGTGAAGCTGTTGGCCTTATCAAGGTCGGCGAATTGCATCTTGAAGAAACGTATGAATCTCTTTCATTTGATGAGCAGCAGCTTAGACGGAAAGTTTAttatttgcttcttttaaCGGAAAGATACTATTCCGTGTATATTCATTGTGCGACAAGCTTGGATTCCTCAATATCTCCACCACAACTTGAAGATGTAACTGACCCTCGGCTTTCCCTGGATAGTTTTCTTGAGATGATCAGGGTTTTCACTGTACCAGGAAAATACTTCTTTGATGCTTTAGCTAGTAACTCTGAGAATGTTTCTTGTACAGAAGACtctctaaaaaaaatatggaaaGAACTTCATACATCGTCACTGGAAATAGAGCCATGGTCTTACGGATACGTAgacatttcattttctcgGCACTGGATAAGAGCACTAGCTTGGAGGCTGGTGTTTCGAATGAAGGGCgccaattttttttcgaataGTAACAATGCCCACATACCAGTCGAAATTGCCAGGGATATGCTAGACGATATATTTCTAAGTCCAAACAATCTTTATGAAGTTCACGGTCCTGGTATATCAACAAAAGCTCTAGAAATCGCCAATGCATTAGTGGACGTCGTAAAACAGTATGACCAAGATATAGAATCGGAGGCTTGGAGTACTTTGTGCGATGTCGTcaagtttgttttctctttgaaacAGTGTGATAATAAAATGATTCAGAGATTTTCAACTAAATGTCAAAGCGCCCTTATTACTCTACCTATTACCAGACCGTTGCAACCAAACGGTGACTCTAAAGACGATACTGATATAATCctttaa